From a single Carassius carassius chromosome 8, fCarCar2.1, whole genome shotgun sequence genomic region:
- the LOC132144908 gene encoding kelch-like protein 28 yields the protein MEQQAEPYMFASLMRPHSEQLLQGLQLLRQDHELCDIVLRVGDAKIHAHRVVLASISPYFKAMFTGNLSEKETSEVEFQCVDEAALKAIVEYAYTGTVFISQETVESLLPAANLLQVKLVLKECCSFLESQLDAGNCIGISRFAETYGCHELCLSASKFICQHFEEVCQTEEFLELTRAELDEIVSNDCLNVLTEESVFYALESWIKYDLTERQQYLAPLLHCVRLPLLSVKFLTRLYEANHLIRDDHACKHLLNEALKYHFMPEHRLSYQTMLSTRPRCAPKVLLAVGGKAGLFATLESVEMFFPQTDSWLGLAPLSVPRCEFGVAVLEQKVYVVGGIATHMRQGISYRRHESSVERWDPDSNTWASVERMAECRSTLGVLVLVGELYALGGYDGQNYLQSVEKYGPKLKDWQPVAPMTKSRSCFATAALDGMIYAIGGYGPAHMNSVERYDPSRDSWDMVAPMAEKRINFGVGVMLGFIFVVGGHNGVCHLSSIERYDPQLNQWTACRPMNEPRTGVGSAVVDNSLYVVGGHSGSSYLSAVQRYDPITDSWHDSSGMMYCRCNFGLTAL from the exons atggagcagcaggcCGAGCCGTACATGTTTGCGAGCCTGATGCGTCCTCACTCCGAGCAGCTCCTGCAGGGTCTGCAGCTCCTGCGCCAGGATCATGAGCTCTGTGACATCGTGCTGCGGGTCGGAGACGCCAAGATCCACGCACACAGAGTAGTGCTGGCCAGCATCAGCCCGTACTTCAAGGCCATGTTCACGGGAAACCTGTCGGAGAAAGAGACGTCTGAGGTGGAGTTCCAGTGTGTGGATGAAGCTGCTCTCAAG GCCATAGTGGAGTACGCCTACACAGGAACCGTGTTCATCTCACAGGAAACGGTGGAGTCTCTACTTCCTGCCGCCAACCTGCTGCAGGTCAAGCTGGTTCTGAAGGAGTGCTGCAGCTTCCTGGAGAGTCAGCTGGACGCGGGGAACTGCATCGGCATCTCACGCTTCGCCGAGACCTACGGCTGCCACGAGCTGTGTTTATCTGCCAGCAAATTCATCTGCCAGCACTTCGAGGAGGTGTGCCAGACGGAGGAGTTCCTGGAGCTGACGCGCGCCGAGCTGGACGAGATCGTCTCCAACGACTGCCTGAACGTGCTGACGGAGGAGAGTGTGTTCTACGCGCTGGAGTCCTGGATCAAGTACGATCTGACAGAAAGACAGCAATACCTGGCGCCGCTCCTACACTGTGTGCGGCTACCGCTGCTGAGCGTCAAGTTCCTGACGCGGTTGTACGAGGCCAATCACCTGATCCGAGACGACCACGCCTGCAAACACCTGCTCAACGAGGCGCTCAAGTACCACTTCATGCCCGAGCACCGGCTCTCCTACCAGACCATGCTCTCCACACGGCCGCGCTGCGCTCCTAAAGTCCTGCTGGCCGTCGGAGGAAAGGCCGGGCTCTTCGCCACGCTGGAGAG cgtgGAGATGTTCTTCCCGCAGACGGACTCGTGGCTCGGTCTGGCTCCGCTCAGCGTGCCGCGCTGTGAGTTCGGTGTGGCGGTTCTGGAGCAGAAGGTGTATGTGGTGGGGGGCATCGCCACACACATGCGTCAGGGCATCAGCTACCGGCGGCACGAGAGCAGCGTGGAGCGCTGGGACCCTGACAGCAACACCTGGGCCTCTGTGGAGCGCATGGCGGAGTGCAGGAGCACGCTGGGTGTGCTGGTGCTGGTGGGCGAGCTGTACGCCCTCGGAGGATACGACGGACAGAACTACCTGCAGTCTGTGGAGAAGTACGGGCCCAAGCTCAAGGACTGGCAGCCGGTAGcacccatgaccaaatcacgCAGCTGCTTCGCCACCGCCGCGCTGGACGGCATGATCTACGCCATCGGAGGATACGGCCCCGCCCACATGAACAG tgtggaGAGATACGACCCGAGCAGAGACTCATGGGATATGGTGGCGCCGATGGCAGAGAAGCGCATTAACTTCGGCGTGGGGGTGATGCTGGGCTTCATCTTCGTGGTGGGAGGACACAACGGCGTGTGTCATCTGTCCAGCATCGAGCGCTACGACCCGCAGCTGAACCAGTGGACGGCGTGTCGACCCATGAACGAGCCGCGCACCG GCGTGGGCTCTGCTGTGGTGGATAACTCTCTCTATGTTGTGGGGGGTCACTCGGGCTCCTCGTATCTGAGCGCGGTGCAGCGGTACGATCCCATTACGGACAGCTGGCACGACTCCAGCGGGATGATGTACTGCCGCTGTAACTTCGGCCTGACCGCACTTTGA